In a single window of the Elaeis guineensis isolate ETL-2024a chromosome 4, EG11, whole genome shotgun sequence genome:
- the LOC105036522 gene encoding LOW QUALITY PROTEIN: uncharacterized protein (The sequence of the model RefSeq protein was modified relative to this genomic sequence to represent the inferred CDS: inserted 2 bases in 2 codons; deleted 1 base in 1 codon), with the protein MDPGRRHSQSQSLSQNLLSTGRLLLSFILILHYSSAMVVAATTASSILESQAXVLLHWKSTLQNPHTQQLSSWSLSNNTCMWYGITCAEINGGPAVITGISLPRAGLVGKLDSLNFSALPSLTRLHLRRNYLFGTIPPSISTLSALTSLDLSHNHLSNNLSITFGSLSNLTEIDLSSNKFTGALPLEIGQLKSLRALRLFENYLTGPIPXLTNLSLLYLHRNQFSGNIPHELGNLVNLLNLAISYNNLTGSIPSNLGNLTKLKALYLGKNNLSGTIPRELDNLVNLTDLDIAENQLSDSIPSTLGNLTMLKTLFLFVNHLSGTIPHELGNHTNLVLLDMSNNSFFGYLPSEICKGGALRRLLLQNNYFEGPIPRSLKNCSSLFRVRLEGNKLSENISEAFGIYPNLDYIDMSYNQLYGQISPSWAYCQNLTFFRISGNQLSGNIPPEFGKLLHLGVLDLSSNQLAGEIPRELSTMSLLFNLTLSDNKITGIIPLEFGKLSNLQILDLSNNDIRGPIPQQLDNCINLRTLNLGRNKLNGSIPSQIGELERLQDLLDLSYNFLEGEIPTQLGSLAYLISLNLSHNNLSGAIPSSFGNMLSLSLIDVSYNNLEGRIPRSKLFQNAQAEWFIHNKGLCGEVPSLPSCGSTTTSAQRSAKNHTTLFAITPILGSLVLLGLSTIIIVALCKRRKPTEQKDNDIIIGDIFSILNFDGRVAYDYIINASKNFDEKYCIGSGAYGKVYKVEFPMEHVVAVKKLHLMEGVLDEKSFQSEIQALTRIRHRNIVKLHGFCSNSDCKFLIYEYIDKGSLASILCSQETAEELNWERRTCIIKDVAHALSYMHHDCNPSIVHRDISSNNILLDSDFKAYLSDFGTARILKPASSNWSTLAGTVGYAAPELSYMTKVNEKCDVYSYGIVILEVIMGRHPGDLVSSLSSSDIQHMLFSDVLDQRISPPTTYIIKEVLLLAMIAFSCIRATPQTRPTMQRISHLFISGNIPTIHEPFNSIKLCQLVEFLP; encoded by the exons atggaTCCTGGTCGCAGGCATTCCCAATCCCAATCCCTCTCTCAGAATCTCCTGTCCACCGGCCGCCTCCTGCTATCCTTCATCCTAATTCTTCACTACTCATCAGCGATGGTAGTTGCTGCGACCACTGCTTCTTCAATCCTTGAATCCCAAG AAGTTCTGCTCCACTGGAAATCCACCCTTCAAAATCCACACACCCAACAACTCAGTTCTTGGTCTCTCTCCAACAACACCTGCATGTGGTATGGTATCACCTGCGCCGAGATTAATGGAGGCCCCGCTGTGATCACTGGCATCAGCCTACCTCGTGCGGGCTTAGTAGGTAAGCTCGATAGCCTCAACTTCTCCGCCCTCCCATCTCTCACTCGCCTCCATCTCCGACGCAACTATTTGTTTGGAACAATCCCCCCAAGCATAAGCACTCTTTCCGCTCTCACCTCCCTCGATCTCTCCCATAATCACCTTTCCAACAATCTGTCCATCACTTTTGGCAGCCTCTCCAACCTGACTGAGATCGATCTCTCCTCGAACAAATTCACAGGCGCACTACCTCTAGAGattggtcagctcaagagtctacgCGCGCTTCGTTTATTCGAAAACTATCTCACTGGACCTATCC CCTTGACCAACCTAAGCCTCCTTTACCTTCACAGAAATCAATTCTCTGGCAATATCCCCCATGAACTAGGCAATCTAGTTAACCTCTTGAATCTAGCAATCTCATATAATAATTTAACTGGTTCCATTCCTTCTAATTTAGGCAATCTCACCAAATTGAAGGCCTTGTATCTCGGCAAAAATAATTTATCTGGCACCATCCCTCGTGAATTAGATAACCTAGTGAACTTAACTGATCTAGATATCGCAGAAAATCAACTATCAGACTCCATTCCTTCTACTTTAGGAAACCTCACTATGCTTAAAACATTATTCCTCTTCGTCAATCATTTATCTGGCACTATCCCTCATGAATTGG GTAATCACACCAATTTGGTTTTACTAGACATGTCGAACAATAGTTTTTTTGGTTACTTACCATCAGAGATCTGTAAAGGAGGTGCACTGCGACGTCTTCTGTTGCAAAACAACTACTTTGAGGGCCCTATTCCAAGAAGTTTAAAAAATTGCTCTAGCTTATTTAGAGTTCGCCTTGAAGGAAACAAGCTTAGTGAAAATATCTCTGAAGCCTTTGGGATATACCCAAATCTAGACTACATTGACATGAGCTATAACCAATTATATGGCCAGATATCACCAAGTTGGGCATATTGTCAAAATCTGACATTCTTCAGGATTTCTGGGAACCAACTTTCTGGTAACATCCCCCCGGAATTTGGGAAGTTGCTTCACTTAGGAGTCCTGGACCTTTCTTCAAATCAACTTGCAGGAGAAATACCAAGAGAGTTAAGTACCATGAGCTTATTGTTCAACCTGACTTTGAGTGATAACAAAATTACCGGAATAATTCCCTTGGAGTTTGGAAAATTATCTAATCTACAAATACTTGATTTATCTAACAATGACATCAGGGGCCCAATACCCCAACAATTAGATAATTGCATTAACTTGCGCACCTTGAATTTGGGAAGAAATAAATTGAATGGGAGCATTCCATCTCAAATTGGAGAGCTAGAAAGATTGCAGGATTTACTTGATCTGAGCTATAATTTTCTTGAAGGAGAGATACCAACACAACTAGGAAGTTTGGCATATTTGATATCTTTGAACTTGTCCCACAATAATCTATCAGGTGCCATTCCTTCATCCTTTGGAAACATGTTGAGTTTGTCGTTAATTGATGTATCATACAATAATTTGGAGGGCCGAATTCCGAGAAGCAAATTATTTCAAAATGCTCAAGCAGAGTGG TTTATCCATAACAAAGGTTTATGTGGTGAGGTGCCAAGTTTGCCTTCTTGTGGATCAACCACTACAAGTGCTCAACGTTCAGCTAAAAACCACACTACACTCTTTGCTATCACTCCTATATTGGGCAGCTTGGTTCTTTTAGGTTTGTCTACTATCATCATTGTAGCTCTTTGCAAGAGAAGAAAACCTACAGAGCAAAAAGATAATGATATTATTATCGGTGATATATTTTCCATATTGAATTTTGATGGAAGGGTTGCTTATGACTACATCATCAATGCCTCCAAAAATTTTGATGAGAAATATTGCATTGGGAGTGGCGCATATGGCAAAGTTTATAAAGTAGAATTTCCAATGGAACATGTGGTGGCTGTTAAGAAACTTCATCTGATGGAAGGTGTATTGGATGAGAAAAGTTTTCAAAGTGAAATTCAAGCATTAACTAGAATTCGACACCGTAACATTGTAAAACTTCATGGATTTTGCTCCAATTCAGATTGTAAATTTCTTATATATGAGTACATTGACAAGGGAAGTTTAGCTAGCATCCTTTGTAGTCAAGAAACAGCAGAAGAATTGAATTGGGAGAGAAGAACTTGTATTATCAAAGATGTGGCCCATGCTTTGTCATACATGCACCATGATTGCAATCCATCCATAGTGCATCGAGACATCTCCAGCAATAATATACTATTAGACTCTGATTTCAAGGCTTATCTTTCTGATTTTGGTACTGCAAGAATTCTAAAACCTGCTTCATCAAATTGGAGCACACTAGCTGGCACAGTTGGCTATGCTGCCCCAG aactTTCGTACATGACAAAGGTGAATGAGAAATGTGATGTATACAGTTATGGCATAGTAATATTAGAAGTAATAATGGGAAGGCATCCAGGTGATCTTGTCTCCTCCCTATCATCATCAGATATCCAACATATGTTATTCAGTGATGTGTTAGATCAACGTATCTCACCTCCTACAACTTATATAATAAAAGAAGTATTATTGCTGGCTATGATCGCGTTTTCATGCATTCGTGCTACACCACAAACTCGACCAACCATGCAAAGGATATCTCACTTATTCATAAGTGGCAACATTCCAACTATTCATGAGCCATTCAATTCAATCAAATTATGTCAATTAGTGGAGTTTTTACCATAG